From one Bacteroides eggerthii genomic stretch:
- a CDS encoding inositol monophosphatase family protein, with amino-acid sequence MDDLRILTGKVCDVARTAGRFLKEERKSFRREAVEEKHAHDYVSYVDKESEKRIVAALGALLPEAGFIVEEGSAVYRDEPYCWVVDPLDGTTNYIHGNAPYCVSIALRNKHELLLGVVYDPCLDECFYAWKGGGAYLNGQSLQVSSVRSMEASFVVTELPYNSEQYARTGEYLIRELYGRVAGIRMNGSAAIALCYVAAGRFDAWLEAFLGKWDFSAAALIVQEAGGRVTDFYGNAGFIDGHHVVATNGWLHPFLLELVQKAMPLGM; translated from the coding sequence ATGGATGATTTAAGAATCTTGACCGGTAAAGTCTGCGATGTGGCCCGTACGGCGGGGCGCTTCCTGAAAGAAGAGCGTAAGAGTTTCCGTAGGGAAGCGGTGGAGGAAAAGCATGCGCACGACTATGTGTCCTATGTGGACAAGGAGTCTGAAAAACGCATTGTCGCCGCACTGGGCGCTCTTCTGCCCGAAGCCGGTTTTATCGTGGAGGAGGGCTCGGCAGTCTACCGGGATGAGCCGTATTGTTGGGTGGTGGACCCGCTTGACGGTACTACCAATTATATTCATGGCAATGCCCCCTACTGTGTCAGTATCGCTTTGCGCAACAAGCACGAGTTGTTGCTGGGAGTTGTTTATGACCCTTGTCTGGACGAGTGTTTCTATGCTTGGAAGGGCGGTGGCGCATACCTTAATGGGCAGTCTCTACAAGTATCTTCCGTCCGTAGTATGGAAGCTTCGTTCGTGGTGACGGAGCTTCCGTATAATTCGGAACAATATGCCCGTACGGGAGAGTATCTGATACGCGAACTGTACGGCAGGGTGGCGGGTATCCGTATGAATGGTTCGGCGGCAATAGCCCTCTGCTATGTGGCGGCAGGACGTTTCGACGCTTGGCTGGAGGCTTTCCTCGGAAAATGGGATTTCTCGGCGGCGGCACTGATTGTGCAGGAAGCAGGCGGACGGGTGACAGATTTTTATGGAAACGCCGGTTTCATCGACGGGCATCATGTGGTCGCCACTAACGGGTGGCTGCACCCGTTCTTGCTGGAGCTGGTGCAGAAGGCGATGCCTTTAGGTATGTAA
- a CDS encoding adenosine kinase, giving the protein MDKIIGLGNALVDVLATLDSDEILTEMELPKGSMTLIDEDKLLKINKYFSRMKTHQATGGSAGNAIRAMAQLGAGTGFIGKVNNDSYGRFFGESLLKHGTEANLLVSDTLPSGVASTFISPDGERTFGTYLGAASTLKAEELSLEMFKGYTYLFIEGYLVQEHDMILRAIELAKEAGLQVCLDMASYNIVAGDHEFFSLLVNKYVDIVFANEEEAKAFTGKEPEEALDIIAKMCSIAIVKVGARGSLIRKGTEEVHVEAVPVKNVVDTTGAGDFFAAGFLYGLTCGYSLEKCGNIGSILSGEVIQVIGTELPDSKWEKIKEKIIMIN; this is encoded by the coding sequence ATGGACAAAATAATTGGATTGGGAAACGCATTGGTCGATGTGTTAGCAACCCTTGACAGTGATGAAATCTTAACGGAAATGGAGTTGCCTAAGGGTAGCATGACTCTTATTGACGAGGATAAATTGCTGAAAATCAATAAATACTTTAGCCGGATGAAGACGCATCAGGCCACCGGAGGGTCTGCCGGAAATGCCATCCGCGCCATGGCGCAGCTTGGGGCGGGCACCGGGTTCATAGGAAAGGTTAATAATGATTCTTACGGCCGCTTTTTTGGGGAAAGCCTGCTGAAGCATGGAACGGAAGCCAACTTGTTGGTTTCGGATACACTGCCTTCGGGAGTGGCGTCTACTTTTATATCTCCGGACGGAGAACGCACCTTCGGCACATATTTGGGGGCGGCGTCCACATTGAAAGCGGAAGAGCTGTCGCTGGAGATGTTCAAAGGATATACTTATCTGTTTATAGAGGGCTATCTGGTGCAGGAGCACGACATGATTCTCCGCGCTATCGAATTGGCAAAGGAAGCCGGCTTGCAGGTTTGTCTGGACATGGCAAGTTATAACATCGTGGCGGGTGACCATGAGTTTTTCTCCCTTTTGGTCAATAAATATGTGGATATTGTCTTTGCCAATGAGGAAGAGGCTAAGGCGTTCACAGGCAAAGAACCCGAAGAAGCGTTGGATATTATTGCCAAAATGTGTAGTATTGCCATTGTAAAGGTGGGAGCGCGTGGCTCATTGATTCGCAAGGGAACGGAAGAGGTGCACGTTGAGGCCGTACCGGTGAAGAATGTGGTGGATACCACAGGTGCCGGAGATTTCTTTGCGGCAGGTTTCCTTTACGGGCTGACTTGCGGCTATTCTTTGGAGAAGTGCGGAAATATAGGCTCCATCCTGTCGGGAGAGGTGATACAGGTGATTGGAACGGAGCTGCCGGATTCTAAATGGGAGAAGATAAAAGAAAAGATTATAATGATAAATTAG
- the hepB gene encoding heparin/heparin-sulfate lyase HepB, whose amino-acid sequence MKKSILFITSLFLCIFCLKSNAQQSRTEVTWEKMEDVTVPIPPQVHPRLYVRSADLPDLKKRMNHPHVKEVLATLNKLGKDRTPEEEAKVKDRGFRYYFEMRGVTSRVQVQALEYLVYGDKKQARRAITAMLDTLQNVNYGTQGDLSRASGVMLTCGAMVYDWCYDQMKESEKKAYVESFIRIAKTMECGYPPRNNEPIAGHSSEWMILRDMLSAGIAIYDEYPDMYNYVIKMMFKDYLPVRNYIYSGHNYHQGTSYVNVRFSNDLFSLWILQRMGAGAIYNPAQQFVLYDFLYRRRPDGQVMPAGDTNPIRKNTPSYSLPAMLASSFYKDSYLAYEYERKPNIERHCLIFDILWRDLDLKAKAPDDLPLTRYSGSPFGWMIARTAWDENSVIAEMKINEQFVGNHQHLDGGSFQLYYKGPLAIDAGAYQGSSGGYNSPHNKNFFKRTIAHNSLLVYNPDEKFACWNYGGGGKTEFAANDGGQRMPGDRWETCRSFKQLMSKDYTTGKALAHGFGPDACKPDYSYLKGDITQAYTDKVKEAKRSFVFLNLHSTEVPGALIVFDKVVSSDPQFKKFWLLHSIEEPVIEGDRFIIRRTKNGDTGMLQNQVLLPEAGNAQIEKVGGKGKEFWVFGTNYPNDALPNRPDDANERGAWRVEVSPAVPAAENYFLNVMQVADNTCKRMNDVKRIDAGKVVGVQIADRIVTFSKNSLPLSGKIDMKVDGNTSMKFVITDLIPGTWQIKKDGKVYIPAMEVRSNDGILSFEGTAGHYEFLR is encoded by the coding sequence ATGAAAAAAAGTATCCTATTTATCACAAGCCTTTTCCTCTGTATTTTCTGCCTGAAAAGCAATGCGCAACAGAGCAGGACAGAAGTGACTTGGGAAAAAATGGAAGATGTCACAGTCCCCATTCCCCCACAGGTGCACCCCCGGCTTTACGTACGCTCCGCCGATCTGCCCGACCTAAAGAAACGGATGAACCACCCGCACGTAAAGGAGGTTCTGGCCACCCTGAACAAATTAGGGAAAGACCGCACACCGGAAGAAGAGGCAAAGGTCAAGGACAGAGGATTCCGCTATTACTTCGAAATGCGCGGCGTGACCAGCCGCGTACAGGTACAAGCCCTCGAATACCTCGTATACGGCGACAAGAAACAAGCAAGACGCGCCATTACCGCCATGCTGGACACGCTCCAGAACGTAAACTATGGAACCCAAGGGGACCTGTCACGCGCCAGTGGTGTGATGCTCACCTGCGGCGCAATGGTATATGACTGGTGCTACGACCAGATGAAAGAATCGGAGAAAAAAGCGTACGTGGAATCTTTCATCCGCATAGCCAAGACGATGGAATGTGGCTACCCTCCACGCAACAACGAACCGATTGCCGGACACTCCAGCGAATGGATGATACTGAGAGACATGCTTTCGGCCGGCATAGCCATCTATGACGAATATCCGGACATGTACAACTACGTGATAAAGATGATGTTCAAGGATTACCTGCCTGTAAGGAACTACATCTATTCCGGACATAACTATCATCAGGGGACAAGCTACGTGAACGTACGTTTCAGCAATGACCTCTTCTCCCTCTGGATCCTGCAACGCATGGGAGCAGGAGCCATATACAACCCGGCACAGCAGTTCGTGCTGTACGACTTCCTGTATCGCCGCCGCCCGGACGGACAAGTAATGCCCGCCGGCGACACTAACCCTATCAGAAAGAACACGCCCTCCTATTCGCTGCCCGCCATGCTGGCCTCCAGCTTCTACAAAGACAGCTACCTGGCCTACGAATACGAGCGCAAACCGAATATCGAGCGCCATTGCCTCATCTTCGACATCCTGTGGAGAGATCTGGACCTGAAAGCCAAAGCCCCCGATGACCTGCCGCTGACACGCTACTCCGGAAGCCCGTTCGGCTGGATGATAGCACGTACGGCATGGGACGAAAACAGCGTGATTGCCGAAATGAAAATAAACGAACAGTTTGTCGGCAACCACCAGCATCTGGACGGCGGTTCCTTCCAACTCTATTACAAAGGCCCTCTCGCCATCGACGCAGGAGCCTATCAGGGAAGTTCCGGCGGCTACAACAGCCCGCACAACAAGAATTTCTTCAAACGTACCATCGCACATAACTCCCTGCTGGTGTACAACCCCGACGAGAAATTCGCCTGCTGGAACTACGGCGGAGGCGGCAAGACCGAGTTTGCAGCCAATGACGGTGGACAACGCATGCCCGGCGACCGCTGGGAAACCTGCCGTTCCTTCAAGCAATTGATGAGCAAGGACTACACCACCGGCAAAGCACTGGCGCATGGCTTCGGACCGGATGCCTGCAAACCCGATTACTCCTACCTGAAAGGTGACATCACGCAAGCCTATACAGATAAGGTAAAAGAGGCCAAGCGTTCTTTCGTATTCCTGAACCTACATTCCACCGAAGTGCCCGGTGCGCTCATCGTATTTGACAAAGTGGTATCTTCCGACCCGCAGTTCAAGAAGTTCTGGTTGCTGCACAGCATCGAAGAGCCCGTAATAGAAGGCGACCGTTTCATCATCCGCCGTACCAAGAACGGGGATACGGGCATGTTGCAGAACCAAGTGCTGCTGCCTGAAGCCGGTAATGCCCAAATAGAAAAAGTGGGCGGCAAAGGAAAAGAATTCTGGGTGTTCGGCACCAACTATCCGAACGACGCACTGCCCAACCGTCCCGATGATGCCAACGAAAGAGGAGCATGGCGCGTAGAAGTGTCTCCCGCTGTTCCCGCCGCCGAAAACTACTTTCTGAACGTGATGCAGGTGGCAGACAACACCTGCAAACGGATGAATGACGTGAAACGTATCGATGCCGGGAAAGTGGTGGGCGTACAGATAGCCGACCGGATCGTGACTTTCAGCAAGAACAGCCTGCCCCTGTCCGGCAAAATAGACATGAAGGTGGACGGAAACACTTCCATGAAATTTGTCATCACCGACCTCATTCCGGGCACATGGCAAATCAAGAAAGACGGGAAAGTATATATCCCCGCCATGGAAGTACGTTCAAACGACGGCATCCTTTCTTTTGAAGGCACTGCCGGACATTAC
- a CDS encoding ComF family protein encodes MKNTFKTWFLSFLHLFFPRQCAVCGEPLQEGEDAICLKCNMSLPRTGYHLRVDNPVERMFWGKFPLEHATSYFFYQKGSDFRRILHLLKYGGRKDLGEIMGRFMAAELLESGFFRGIDVIVPVPLHPRKQRIRGYNQSEYIARGIAAVTGLSLDTSSVVRKRHTETQTSKSAYERWENVDGMFRLDCPERFAGKHVLLVDDVLTTGATTTACADAFRDVEGMCISVLTLAVTDY; translated from the coding sequence ATGAAAAACACATTTAAAACTTGGTTTCTATCTTTTCTTCATTTATTCTTTCCCCGGCAGTGCGCTGTGTGCGGCGAGCCTTTGCAGGAGGGAGAAGATGCTATTTGCCTGAAGTGTAATATGAGTCTGCCCCGTACGGGGTATCATCTTCGTGTGGACAATCCGGTGGAGCGTATGTTTTGGGGAAAATTTCCTTTGGAACATGCCACCTCCTACTTTTTTTATCAGAAAGGCAGCGACTTCCGCCGGATACTACATTTGCTGAAATATGGCGGGCGTAAGGATTTAGGTGAGATAATGGGACGCTTTATGGCAGCGGAGCTGCTGGAGTCGGGCTTCTTTCGCGGTATAGACGTTATAGTACCCGTTCCTTTGCATCCCCGTAAACAACGGATACGCGGGTACAACCAAAGCGAGTACATAGCCCGGGGGATTGCAGCGGTTACCGGTCTTTCCCTGGATACTTCTTCTGTGGTGCGCAAAAGGCATACGGAGACGCAGACAAGCAAGTCGGCGTATGAGCGGTGGGAGAATGTGGACGGCATGTTCCGCCTTGACTGTCCCGAACGCTTTGCCGGAAAGCATGTCTTGCTGGTGGATGATGTGCTGACTACCGGAGCCACCACTACGGCGTGCGCCGATGCGTTTCGGGATGTGGAAGGGATGTGTATCAGTGTGCTGACACTTGCTGTAACGGATTATTGA